A single genomic interval of Lathyrus oleraceus cultivar Zhongwan6 chromosome 7, CAAS_Psat_ZW6_1.0, whole genome shotgun sequence harbors:
- the LOC127107293 gene encoding serine--tRNA ligase, cytoplasmic isoform X1 → MHEEMLKNSEEFYKVLNIPYQIVSIVSGALNAAAAKKYDLEAWFPASQTYRELVSCSNCTDYQARKLEIRFGQKKSNDPVKKYVHLLNSTLTATERTMCCILENNQKEDGVEIPEVLRPFMDGKTLLPFKNKPNNEAKGKKSKA, encoded by the exons ATGCACGAGGAAATGCTTAAGAACTCCGAGGAATTTTACAAGGTG TTGAACATTCCATATCAAATTGTTTCCATTGTATCTGGTGCTTTAAATGCTGCTGCTGCGAAGAAGTATGATCTTGAAGCATGGTTTCCAGCTTCTCAAACTTACAGGGAGTTGGTATCCTGTTCAAATTGTACTGACTACCAGGCCAGAAAATTAGAAATTCGATTTGGACAGAAAAAG AGCAATGATCCAGTGAAGAAATACGTTCATTTGTTGAACTCTACTCTCACAGCTACTGAGAGGACCATGTGCTGCATACTAGAGAACAACCAGAAGGAGGATGGGGTAGAGATACCAGAAGTCCTCAGGCCATTCATGGATGGAAAGACTCTCCTGCCCTTCAAGAACAAACCGAATAACGAAGCCAAAGGGAAGAAATCGAAGGCTTAA
- the LOC127107293 gene encoding serine--tRNA ligase, cytoplasmic isoform X2 yields MHEEMLKNSEEFYKLNIPYQIVSIVSGALNAAAAKKYDLEAWFPASQTYRELVSCSNCTDYQARKLEIRFGQKKSNDPVKKYVHLLNSTLTATERTMCCILENNQKEDGVEIPEVLRPFMDGKTLLPFKNKPNNEAKGKKSKA; encoded by the exons ATGCACGAGGAAATGCTTAAGAACTCCGAGGAATTTTACAAG TTGAACATTCCATATCAAATTGTTTCCATTGTATCTGGTGCTTTAAATGCTGCTGCTGCGAAGAAGTATGATCTTGAAGCATGGTTTCCAGCTTCTCAAACTTACAGGGAGTTGGTATCCTGTTCAAATTGTACTGACTACCAGGCCAGAAAATTAGAAATTCGATTTGGACAGAAAAAG AGCAATGATCCAGTGAAGAAATACGTTCATTTGTTGAACTCTACTCTCACAGCTACTGAGAGGACCATGTGCTGCATACTAGAGAACAACCAGAAGGAGGATGGGGTAGAGATACCAGAAGTCCTCAGGCCATTCATGGATGGAAAGACTCTCCTGCCCTTCAAGAACAAACCGAATAACGAAGCCAAAGGGAAGAAATCGAAGGCTTAA